One genomic segment of Intestinimonas butyriciproducens includes these proteins:
- a CDS encoding DivIVA domain-containing protein — protein MLTPQEVSEHAFAKAGFGGYNMAMVDEFLDQLTEDYTTLYKENAALKSKMKVLVDKVEEYRSTEDAMRKTLLTAQKMADDMVKEAEEKRASLVSHAEEEARKRVSGLRQEVEAEQLRLTAAQNATAAYVAKLKELYQHELDYMNSLSQLTPSAPKAPDPVVTAVQDIEASVQRIVEEEQEDLEDTKELPTEELDAEISEEKPGGLYGELTATFLDRDGETERKMKVNPERRAADRAEGAPSAEEPTKRLNIDLEHLQFGKDYEIK, from the coding sequence ATGCTGACGCCTCAGGAGGTCTCTGAGCACGCCTTTGCAAAAGCCGGTTTCGGCGGCTACAATATGGCCATGGTGGACGAGTTCTTGGATCAGTTGACCGAGGACTATACCACCCTGTATAAGGAAAATGCGGCGCTTAAGAGCAAGATGAAGGTGCTGGTGGACAAGGTGGAGGAATACCGCTCCACCGAGGACGCCATGCGTAAGACACTGCTCACCGCCCAGAAGATGGCGGACGACATGGTGAAGGAGGCCGAGGAAAAGCGGGCCTCCCTGGTGTCTCACGCGGAGGAGGAGGCCCGGAAACGGGTGAGCGGCCTCCGCCAGGAGGTGGAGGCGGAGCAGCTCCGCCTCACCGCCGCCCAGAACGCCACCGCGGCCTATGTGGCCAAGCTCAAGGAGCTCTACCAGCATGAGTTGGACTATATGAACAGCCTCTCTCAGCTTACGCCGTCCGCGCCCAAGGCGCCCGATCCGGTGGTGACCGCGGTGCAGGACATCGAGGCCTCGGTGCAGCGCATCGTGGAGGAAGAACAGGAGGACCTGGAGGACACCAAGGAGTTGCCCACGGAGGAGCTGGACGCCGAGATCTCAGAGGAGAAGCCAGGCGGTCTGTACGGTGAACTGACCGCCACCTTCCTGGACCGGGATGGCGAGACCGAGCGGAAGATGAAGGTAAACCCGGAGCGCCGGGCGGCCGACCGGGCGGAGGGCGCGCCTTCCGCGGAGGAGCCCACCAAGCGCCTGAACATCGATTTGGAGCATCTTCAGTTCGGGAAAGATTACGAAATCAAGTAA
- a CDS encoding cell division protein SepF: MGFIDEIKRLARPYEDEEDEEEFDDFEPPVSRVERKEKARDARESTGTLYSADPEPRRSNKVVNIHTTTQLQVVLVKPDRFENAAEIADHLREKRTVVLNLEQTNKDIARRLLDFLSGVAYANEGKIKKVAISTYIITPYNVDILGDLIDELENNGLYF, from the coding sequence ATGGGATTCATTGACGAGATCAAGCGGCTGGCCCGCCCCTATGAGGATGAGGAAGACGAGGAGGAGTTCGACGACTTCGAGCCCCCCGTCTCCCGTGTGGAGCGCAAGGAGAAGGCCCGGGATGCCCGGGAGTCCACCGGCACGCTCTATTCCGCGGACCCTGAGCCCCGCCGCAGCAACAAGGTGGTCAACATCCACACCACCACCCAGCTTCAGGTGGTGCTGGTAAAGCCCGACCGCTTTGAGAACGCGGCGGAGATCGCCGACCACCTGCGGGAGAAGCGCACGGTGGTGCTCAATCTGGAGCAGACCAACAAGGATATTGCCCGCCGTCTGCTGGACTTTCTCTCCGGCGTGGCCTATGCCAACGAGGGGAAGATCAAAAAGGTTGCCATTTCCACCTATATCATCACGCCCTATAATGTGGATATCCTGGGCGACCTGATCGACGAGCTGGAGAACAACGGATTGTATTTCTGA
- a CDS encoding aspartate ammonia-lyase, whose amino-acid sequence MAAVKTVYRSEHDSIGERSVPKDVYYGVQSLRAAENFHITGLTMHPEIINSIAEIKKASAITNYEIGLLDKRVADAIVRACDEIAAGKLHEAFIVDPIQGGAGTSLNMNANEVIANRAIELLGGEKGDYALVNPNDHVNYGQSTNDVFPSAGKMAVLKLLIRAQIQLERLYAALTQKAEEFDGVIKMGRTQMQDAVPIRLGQEFRAYSEAIRRDIVRLERAQDEMRCLNMGGTAIGTGINADEQYLRRIVPNLSKVTGLRLIQAFDLIDATQNLDEFVAVSGAVKTCAVNLSKMCNDLRLLSSGPRCGFNEINLPPRQNGSSIMPGKVNPVIPEVVNQVAFHIIGGDMTVTMAAEAGQLELNAFEPIIFYHLIQSVETLTYAVHTLVDNCIVGITANAARCKAMVDNSVGIITALCPHIGYEAAADLAKRAIETGGSVKDLILEEGVLDEETLEKILDPYSMTEPGISAKELLER is encoded by the coding sequence ATGGCGGCGGTCAAGACGGTCTATCGTTCCGAGCACGACTCCATTGGAGAGCGGTCTGTGCCCAAGGACGTGTATTACGGCGTACAGTCCCTGCGGGCGGCGGAAAACTTTCACATCACGGGGCTGACCATGCACCCGGAGATCATCAACTCCATTGCCGAGATCAAAAAGGCATCGGCTATCACCAACTATGAGATCGGCCTGCTGGACAAACGGGTGGCGGACGCCATCGTCCGCGCCTGTGACGAGATTGCGGCGGGCAAGCTCCACGAGGCCTTCATCGTGGATCCCATCCAGGGGGGCGCGGGCACCAGTCTCAACATGAACGCCAACGAGGTCATCGCCAACCGGGCCATCGAGCTGCTGGGAGGGGAAAAGGGGGACTACGCCCTGGTGAATCCCAATGATCATGTGAACTATGGGCAGTCCACCAACGATGTTTTTCCCTCTGCGGGAAAGATGGCAGTGCTCAAGCTCCTCATCCGTGCTCAGATCCAGTTGGAGCGGCTGTATGCCGCCCTCACCCAGAAGGCGGAGGAGTTCGACGGGGTGATCAAGATGGGACGCACCCAGATGCAGGACGCGGTCCCCATCCGTCTGGGGCAGGAATTCCGCGCCTACAGTGAGGCCATCCGCCGGGACATCGTCCGCCTGGAGCGGGCGCAGGATGAGATGCGCTGCCTCAATATGGGCGGCACCGCCATCGGCACCGGCATCAACGCCGACGAACAGTACCTCCGCCGCATCGTGCCCAATCTCTCCAAGGTCACGGGCCTGCGGCTCATCCAGGCCTTTGACCTCATTGACGCCACCCAGAATCTGGACGAATTTGTGGCTGTCTCCGGCGCGGTAAAGACCTGTGCGGTCAATCTCTCCAAGATGTGCAACGACCTCAGGCTGCTCTCCTCGGGCCCCCGCTGCGGCTTCAATGAGATCAACCTGCCGCCCCGCCAGAACGGCTCCTCCATCATGCCGGGCAAGGTAAACCCGGTGATCCCGGAGGTGGTCAATCAGGTGGCCTTCCATATCATTGGCGGAGACATGACCGTGACCATGGCGGCGGAGGCCGGACAGTTGGAGCTCAACGCCTTTGAGCCCATTATCTTTTATCATCTCATCCAGTCGGTGGAGACCCTGACCTACGCGGTACATACACTGGTGGACAACTGCATCGTGGGGATCACGGCCAACGCCGCGCGGTGCAAGGCCATGGTGGACAACAGCGTGGGCATCATCACGGCCCTGTGCCCCCATATCGGCTACGAGGCGGCGGCCGACCTGGCCAAACGGGCCATTGAGACCGGCGGCTCCGTGAAGGATCTCATCCTGGAGGAGGGCGTTCTGGATGAGGAGACCCTTGAAAAAATTTTGGACCCCTACTCCATGACCGAGCCGGGCATTTCCGCCAAAGAGCTGCTGGAGCGGTAG
- the ileS gene encoding isoleucine--tRNA ligase: MDYNKTVNLPQTDFPMRAGLPRREPEMLQAMYDKDLYHKMVARNDGKPLFVLHDGPPYANGNIHIGTALNKILKDIIVKEKNMTGYCSPYVPGWDTHGLPIESAILKNKKVKRDALTTSEFREKCKEYALDFVDKQREQFKRLGVLGEWDDPYLTLKPHFEAKQVKVFGEMAKKGFIYKGMKPVYWCPHDQTALAEAEIEYADDPCTTIFVKFPVRDDKGMLAQYCDLSKLFFVIWTTTPWTIPGNMAICLNAELDYVLLEVPSGEVYVLAQTLAEGVCKAAGIDFGACKVLATLKGAAFELMTAAHPLFDRDSVILNGEHVTLDAGTGCVHTAPGFGAEDFQICQQYDKAGLTHIGVPVPVNAKGVMTDERYNGQFYAVGNDMVVEDLGACGALLASEKITHSYPHCWRCKHPIIYRATEQWFCSVDAIKDAAVKACDAIQWKPDWGKDRMTSMITERNDWCISRQRVWGVPIPIFYCDACGADIVTPETIDHVSELFRAHGSNVWFDREAEELLPDGFKCPKCGHTHFTKETDIMDVWFDSGSTHAAVLDERPYLHFPADIYLEGGDQYRGWFQSSMLTSIAAKGVAPYRQIITHGWTVDGEGRAMHKSLGNAVAPEEIIKDYGADMLRLWVASADYTQDMRISKDIMKQLSEAYLKIRNTARYMLGNLAGFDPDRDQVPYAQMQALDRYALSRYNELVKTVRAAYDRYEFHAVYRAVYNFCVIDLSNLYLDVIKDRLYCEGASSPERRSAQTALYVILDGMTRLIAPILAFTSDEIWAAMPHAASDNGESVLLNDMPDASPALALDESAAGRWDKLISLRDAVNKALENARKAGVLKKNQDAEIRLWVSEEDAAFLKDVDLATLCIVSKMEVLTGDGEGETAEDCLVPATIAVTLSDAPKCVRCWNHNGHVGEDHDHAELCPRCAAVVRAL; this comes from the coding sequence ATGGACTATAATAAGACCGTCAACCTGCCCCAGACCGATTTCCCCATGCGGGCGGGGCTCCCCAGGCGCGAGCCAGAGATGCTCCAGGCGATGTATGACAAGGACCTCTACCACAAGATGGTCGCCCGTAACGACGGGAAACCCCTCTTCGTCCTCCACGACGGGCCTCCCTACGCCAACGGAAACATCCACATCGGTACCGCGCTGAACAAGATCCTCAAGGATATCATCGTCAAAGAGAAAAACATGACGGGCTACTGCTCCCCCTATGTCCCCGGCTGGGACACCCACGGCCTGCCCATCGAATCCGCCATCCTGAAAAACAAAAAGGTGAAGCGGGATGCGCTCACCACCTCCGAGTTTCGGGAGAAGTGCAAGGAGTACGCCCTTGATTTTGTGGACAAGCAGCGGGAGCAGTTCAAGCGCCTGGGCGTGCTGGGAGAGTGGGACGATCCCTACCTCACGCTGAAGCCCCATTTTGAAGCCAAGCAGGTGAAGGTGTTTGGCGAGATGGCCAAAAAGGGCTTTATCTATAAGGGGATGAAGCCGGTGTACTGGTGCCCCCATGACCAGACCGCCCTGGCCGAGGCCGAGATCGAGTATGCCGACGACCCCTGCACCACCATCTTCGTGAAGTTCCCTGTCCGCGACGACAAGGGAATGCTGGCCCAATACTGCGACCTCTCCAAGCTCTTCTTCGTCATCTGGACCACCACGCCCTGGACCATCCCGGGCAATATGGCCATCTGCCTCAACGCCGAGCTGGACTATGTGCTGCTGGAGGTTCCCTCCGGAGAAGTCTATGTCCTGGCCCAGACCCTGGCCGAGGGCGTATGCAAGGCTGCGGGCATTGATTTCGGCGCCTGCAAGGTGCTGGCCACCCTCAAGGGCGCCGCGTTCGAGCTCATGACCGCCGCTCACCCGCTTTTCGACCGGGACTCCGTGATCCTCAACGGTGAGCACGTCACCCTGGACGCCGGCACCGGCTGCGTGCACACCGCCCCCGGCTTCGGCGCGGAGGACTTCCAGATCTGCCAGCAGTACGACAAGGCGGGCCTCACCCACATCGGCGTGCCCGTGCCGGTGAACGCCAAGGGCGTTATGACCGACGAGCGGTACAACGGACAGTTCTACGCCGTGGGCAACGACATGGTGGTGGAGGATCTGGGCGCCTGCGGGGCGCTGCTTGCCAGCGAGAAGATTACCCACTCCTACCCCCACTGCTGGCGCTGCAAGCACCCCATCATCTACCGCGCCACAGAGCAGTGGTTCTGCTCCGTGGACGCCATCAAGGACGCGGCGGTGAAGGCCTGCGACGCCATCCAGTGGAAGCCCGACTGGGGCAAAGACCGCATGACCTCCATGATCACCGAGCGCAACGACTGGTGCATCAGCCGCCAGCGGGTCTGGGGCGTGCCCATCCCCATCTTCTACTGCGACGCCTGCGGCGCGGATATCGTCACCCCTGAGACCATCGACCACGTCTCCGAGCTGTTCCGGGCGCACGGGTCCAACGTCTGGTTCGACCGGGAGGCCGAAGAGCTGCTCCCCGACGGATTCAAATGTCCCAAGTGCGGCCACACCCATTTTACCAAGGAGACCGACATCATGGATGTGTGGTTCGACTCCGGCTCCACCCACGCCGCCGTCCTGGACGAGCGCCCCTATCTCCACTTCCCCGCCGACATCTATCTGGAGGGCGGCGACCAGTACCGCGGCTGGTTCCAATCCTCTATGCTCACCAGCATCGCCGCCAAGGGCGTGGCGCCCTACCGGCAGATCATCACCCACGGCTGGACCGTGGACGGCGAGGGCCGGGCCATGCACAAGTCCCTGGGCAACGCCGTGGCGCCCGAAGAGATCATCAAGGACTACGGCGCGGACATGCTCCGGCTGTGGGTGGCCTCCGCCGACTACACCCAGGATATGCGCATCTCCAAGGACATCATGAAGCAGCTCTCCGAGGCCTACCTCAAGATCCGCAATACCGCCCGGTATATGCTGGGCAACCTGGCGGGCTTTGATCCGGACAGGGATCAGGTGCCCTACGCCCAGATGCAGGCGCTGGACCGGTACGCCCTCTCCCGCTACAACGAGCTGGTAAAGACCGTCCGCGCCGCCTATGACCGGTATGAGTTCCATGCCGTCTACCGCGCGGTTTACAATTTCTGCGTCATCGATCTGTCCAACCTGTACCTGGATGTCATCAAGGACCGTCTCTACTGCGAGGGGGCCTCCTCCCCGGAGCGCCGCTCCGCCCAGACCGCCCTGTATGTCATTCTGGACGGCATGACCCGGCTCATCGCCCCCATCCTGGCCTTTACCTCCGACGAGATCTGGGCCGCCATGCCCCACGCCGCCTCCGACAACGGCGAGAGCGTCCTGCTCAACGACATGCCCGACGCTTCGCCGGCCCTGGCGCTGGACGAGTCCGCCGCCGGGCGCTGGGACAAGCTCATCTCTCTCCGCGACGCCGTGAACAAAGCCCTGGAAAACGCCCGCAAGGCCGGCGTACTCAAGAAGAACCAGGACGCTGAGATCCGGCTCTGGGTTTCGGAGGAGGACGCCGCCTTCCTGAAGGACGTGGATCTGGCCACGCTGTGCATCGTCTCGAAGATGGAGGTCCTCACCGGCGACGGCGAGGGAGAGACGGCGGAGGACTGCCTAGTGCCCGCCACCATCGCTGTGACCCTGTCCGACGCCCCCAAGTGCGTCCGCTGCTGGAACCACAACGGGCATGTGGGCGAGGATCACGACCACGCCGAGCTGTGCCCCCGCTGTGCCGCAGTGGTGAGAGCCCTGTAA